The following coding sequences are from one Rutidosis leptorrhynchoides isolate AG116_Rl617_1_P2 chromosome 11, CSIRO_AGI_Rlap_v1, whole genome shotgun sequence window:
- the LOC139876149 gene encoding uncharacterized protein, protein MRWTQSWGNNTWVLADLPPGCKRLGSKWIFKNKMKVDGTIEKFKARLLIALSAIHNLVVHPMDVKTSFLNGTLDEEVYMNQPQGFVMPGNEGKVDLTKEFLSSKFSMKDMGEVDVILGIRIIRENNVISISQSHYIEKVLKNFNCFDCTPVITSMDPSVKYTSNPSTHHCQAIRCVLKYLKKTMDYSLSYTGFPSVIEGYPDAIWMTNVEDHSSASGWLFLLGGGAISWAFKKKTLFVRSQQNLADHLTKGLARGLVDKSAKLEYIILYHPKVRNVLGHAEGELKFSFLMIHLKKCKSSNENFIGRGGFGNVYKGLVTHANGSRIKIAAKRMDTTFGHAERQFLTELEILLEYKHENVIGLVGYCDEMDEKVIVYEYASRGSLDKHLKSVDLTWMKRLKICIEMASALEFLLGGSATQEVVLHRDIKSANILLMEDWKAKLSDFGLSLISSINQETGYVIDNVCGTYGYADPLYLGSGFLTRESDIHSFGVVL, encoded by the exons ATGAGATGGACTCAATCAtggggcaataacacttgggtgttagctgatctacctcctggttgcaaacgTTTGGGTtccaaatggatcttcaaaaacaAGATGAAGgtagatggaactattgaaaagttcaaggcaag actgctgattgctttaTCGGCAATTCACAATCTGGTTGTTCACCCGATGGATGTGAAGACATCATTCTTGAATGGTACTTTGGATGAGGaagtttatatgaaccaacctcaaggctttgtcatgccaggaaatgaaggtAAA GTTGACTTAAcgaaagaatttttgtcatcaaagttctccatgaaagatatgggggaggtcGACGTTATCCTTGGTATAAGGATTATACGTGAAAACAATGTAATTTCTAtttctcaatctcattatattgaaaaAGTGCTAAAGAATTTCAATTGTTTTGATTGTACTCCTGTAATTACATCTATGGATCCAAGTGTGAA atatactagtaatcctagtactcatcattGTCAAGCAATTAGGTGTGTACTAAAGTATTTGAAGAAAACTATGGATTATAGTTTATCTTATACTGGATTTCCTTCGGTGATAGAAGGATACCCTGATGCGATTTGGATGACCAATGTTGAAGATCATTCTTCAGCAAGTGGTTGgttgttcttgcttgggggaggtgccaTCTCATGGGCTTTCAAGAAgaagacat TGTTTGTGAGGTcgcaacagaatttagctgatcacttaaCGAAGGGGTTGGCTAGAGGCTTGGTTGACAAGTCTGCT AAATTGGAGTACATaattttgtatcatcccaaggtaagaaATGTACTCGGGCATGCTGAAGGTGAGTtgaagtttagcttcttaatgattcatttgaaaaagtgcaagagCAG TAATGAAAATTTCATTGGAAGAGGAGGTTTTGGGAATGTATACAAGGGATTAGTTACTCATGCTAATGGATCTAGAATCAAGATTGCTGCAAAGCGGATGGATACAACATTTGGTCATGCAGAACGCCAATTTCTTACAGAACTTGAAATTCTCTTAGAGTATAAGCATGAGAATGTGATTGGCCTTGTAGGATACTGTGATGAAATGGATGAAAAAGTTATTGTTTACGAGTATGCGTCTCGGGGAAGTCTAGATAAACACTTGAAAAGTGTTGATCTAACCTGGATGAAACGGCTTAAAATATGCATTGAGATGGCAAGCGCGTTGGAGTTCCTTCTTGGAGGTTCTGCAACACAGGAGGTGGTTTTACATAGAGACATAAAAAGCGCTAACATTCTTCTAATGGAGGACTGGAAAGCAAAACTTTCTGATTTTGGGCTTTCTCTAATAAGTTCAATAAATCAGGAAACTGGCTATGTCATCGACAACGTTTGTGGTACATATGGTTATGCTGACCCACTGTATTTAGGTTCTGGTTTCTTAACAAGGGAATCAGATATACATTCATTTGGTGTGGTTTTGTAG
- the LOC139876150 gene encoding uncharacterized protein, with protein MYEHCFIQLPEKVKEKLKDTFVPLASFANDPSWSEGSIVLEVVLGKTPFKRTAHIEFLVVKENSKYNVILGHSAMMTFGAVTSTVHGMMKFPTPAGIATLYAELRRPIECMKINRTAVNPIIHEDGSVSPNLKFPDQKIIIENTIAKATREKLYKILAINLDIFAWQDSDMTGAPRHIAKHRLGVNPNIPPVCQKKRGMAPDRTKFLRDEVKKLVESGILREVKYQTWVANPVMVRKPDNS; from the coding sequence ATGTATGAGCATTGTTTTATACAACTACCGGAAAAAGTTAAGGAAAAGTTAAAGGACACATTTGTTCCCTTAGCAAGTTTTGCTAATGATCCATCATGGTCAGAGGGAAGCATAGTTTTAGAAGTAGTATTGGGAAAAACACCATTTAAAAGAACTGCTCATATCGAGTTTTTGGTTGTGAAAGAAAATTCAAAATATAATGTCATTTTAGGACATTCAGCTATGATGACATTTGGAGCTGTGACGTCAACGGTACACGGAATGATGAAATTTCCCACACCGGCTGGCATCGCCACGCTATACGCTGAACTGAGAAGACCAATAGAATGTATGAAAATAAATAGAACAGCTGTTAATCCAATCATTCATGAAGATGGGTCAGTATCACCAAATCTAAagtttccagatcagaaaatcataattgaaAACACAATAGCAAAGGCAACAAGAGAAAAGCTTTATAAAATTTTAGCAATCAATTTAGATATTTTCGCGTGGCAAGATTCTGATATGACTGGTGCACCACGTCATATAGCTAAACATAGGCTTGGTGTGAATCCAAATATCCCACcagtttgtcaaaagaaaagaggtATGGCTCCCGATCGAACAAAGTTTCTCAGAGATGAAGTTAAAAAGCTAGTGGAGTCTGGAATATTAAGGGAAGTAAAATACCAGACATGGGTAGCGAATCCGGTGATGGTTAGAAAACCAGATAATTCATGA
- the LOC139876151 gene encoding uncharacterized protein — protein MYEDFTDINKACPKDNYPLPEIDWKVESVSGYQFKSFLDAFKGYHQIPMAIRDQDKLAFHTPYGIFCYIMMPFGLKNTGATYQRVIDKAFKDQIGKNVEAYVDDIVIKSHTEDSMLRDTLETFDSLRKVNMKLNPKKCTFGVEEEEAEAAFQDIKRLLKELPTLTAPIAGETLILYLAVSTEAISSVLIAERKGIQMPIYFALFSGKFNSRLDISVNKTDFAESGVVGTSGKMDYFQNDKNNNFVWELHTDSASSEDGVGAGLVLTSPEGEEHTYALKFCFYASNNEAEYKELLSSLRIATNMGIKHLRAYVDSQIVAQQVNGGFKAKDVSMKQYLQLVEKISKNFETLEVVQIPRNKNKKADVLSKLATLTFYHLHKKVLVEVLKKKSIDEKVVIATVEEGESCWITPYVKYLQDGTLPTDVVEARRIRVSAPLYVLENGCFIENPSVVQI, from the exons ATGTATGAAGATTTCACAGATATAAATAAGGCATGTCCAAAAGACAATTACCCTTTACCAGAAATCGATTGGAAAGTAGAGTCTGTCAGTGGATATCAATTTAAATCTTTTTTGGATGCATtcaagggatatcatcaaatcccaatggcaATACGAGATCAAGATAAACTAGCATTCCACACACCATATGGAATTTTTTGCTACATCATGATGCCTTTCGGATTGAAGAATACAGGGGCAACTTACCAGCGTGTAATTGATAAAGCATTTAAAGATCAAATAGGCAAGAATGTAGAAgcctatgttgatgatattgttattAAGAGTCATACAGAAGATAGTATGCTCAGAGATACTCTTGAAACATTTGACTCATTACGGAAGGTCAATATGAAGTTGAATCCCAAGAAGTGCACTTTTGGTGTGGAAGAAG AAGAGGCTGAGGCAGCTTTTCAGGATATTAAGCGACTTTTAAAGGAATTGCCTACTTTAACTGCTCCAATAGCAGGAGAAACTCTAATTTTGTATTTGGCAGTATCCACAGAAGCCATTAGTTCAGTTTTAATCGCAGAACGGAAAGGCATACAAATGCCAATATACTTT GCGTTATTTTCAGGCAAATTCAATTCTCGTCTTGACATATCAGTCAATAAAACAGATTTTGCGGAATCCGGAGTCGTCGGGACGTCTGGCAAAATGG ATTATTTTCAAAATGATAAAAACAATAATTTTGTGTGGGAATTGCACACTGATAGTGCATCAAGTGAGGATGGAGTTGGTGCAGGATTAGTGCTTACCAGTCCAGAAGgggaagagcatacatatgcactAAAATTTTGTTTTTATGCCTCTAACAATGAAGCAGAATATAAGGAACTGTTATCCAGTCTCCGTATAGCGACTAACATGGGAATAAAACATCTGCGTGCATATGTAGATTCCCAAATTGTAGCACAGCAAGTTAATGGAGGGTTTAAAGCAAAAGATGTCTCTATGAAACAGTATTTGCAGTTAGTTGagaaaatttcaaaaaattttgAAACCTTGGAAGTTGTGCAGATAccaagaaataaaaacaaaaaggcagATGTTTTGAGCAAATTAGCAACATTAACATTTTATCATTTGCATAAGAAAGTGTTAGTGGAGGTCTTGAAGAAAAAATCGATTGATGAAAAAGTAGTAATAGCAACAGTTGAAGAAGGGGAATCATGTTGGATAACCCCCTATGTGAAATATTTACAGGACGGAACACTGCCAACAGATGTCGTGGAAGCAAGACGGATAAGAGTTAGTGCTCCACTTTACGTCCTGGAAAATGGGTGCTTTATAGAAAATCCTTCAGTGGTCCAAATTTGA